ACTTGAAATATCGCTGGGTGAAAATTAACCGAGGTGGTCCTGAAAAAATTGAAGGAATTTTACAGGACGTTTCTTGTGGTTACGTAACGTTAATTGTAAAAGAAGAAATTGTGCAGATTTCAGAGTTTCATATTAAAAGTGTGAATTATGGATTACAAGTATCTGAAGAGAGCGATGACAGTGATGAGAATGAGAATACATCTTCTTCTCAATCATATAGAGCTCGTGCACAAAGACAATCAAGTCGCGGAAGATAAGCTATTTAGAAGGGAGGAAAAGAAGTGAAAAGAATTGGAAGTTTGGTTGGTCAGAGTGTTAGAGTGAACCTTCGTGGCCCAGAGAGTCAAACTGGATTATTGTTGCTGACAAACGAAGAATATTTAGCGTTGCAAGTACACTCGGGAGAAGTAATTTACTATCAGCAGAAGCATGTAAAAAGTGTGCTCAAGAAAGCAAAAGAGACGAAAGCAGATTACTTGGGTCAAGAGGGTTCATATTTTGAGAAAGATACGTTTCAAGATGTGCTAGGAAATTTGAAATATGCGTGGGTAAAAATCAATAGAGGCGGTCCTGAGAGCGTAGAAGGCTTGTTAAGTGACACAAACGAAGAATATATAACATTAGTAAACAATGAGGAAGTAGTTTATGTCCTTAATTTGCATATTAAAAATGTGAATCAAGTAACTAAAAATAAAAAGAATGACAAAGAATAATGTTTCGTAAGTAAGAGGGGCATTCATTATAGGGGGAGTAAAGAACAGCTTTTATTTCATTACTACAATGTTCATTATAATATAAATGAGCTCCCTGCTATTTAAAGATAAATAGCTATGTGCTATTGTGCCCCTAATTATTTTTAAGATAAGGGCAAGGTTTTAATTTATAGAAAGGAGGATATAGATGAACGAGCTTAGTAAAAATATTGGAGAATATATATATGTTAAATTAATTGGTGAAAAAAGATTTAAAGGCTTATTAATTGATGTAGGAAATGATATTGTCGTTATTTACAATGGACAAGACTACGTATATATATCTTTATATCACATTCAATATTATAAGTTTGTTATGATTTATAAGGAAGAAATTTCAAAGCCCGATGCAGACTCTGTTATAAAAAGGGAATCACCATCAATTTCTTTACGAAAAGTACTGATTACATCTAAAGGGATTTTCACAGAAATTTATGTGGCTGGAAATGCTTCTATTCATGGTTATGTTACAAGTGTAATGAATGATTATATTGTTTTTTATAGCCCAGTATATAAAACAGTATATATATCCTTAAAACATTTAAAATGGTTAATCCCCTATAAGGAAAATCAAGTTCCTTATTCCCTCAATAAAAATGAACTCCCTGTGAATCCATTAAATATCACATTAGCTAGAACATTTGAAGAACAGTTGATTAAAATGGCTGGAAAAATCATGGTATTTGATTTAGGTGAAGAATCTAGCAAAATTGGAAAGATGACGAAAATTGATGATGGTCATATTGAATTGATGAAAGCACGCGATGAAAAGGTACATGTGAATATTCAACATGTGAAGTCTGTTCATTGCCCGTAAGCTAGTTAAGGTGGCTGGCTTTTTCTTTTATATGTGTAAAGGAAAAGGTCGCGCCTATTTGTTTACCATTTTTCGAGATGAGGGAAGAATACGAATTGGATATGTAAGTATGGTCATTATTTTTTATCGGTAAAAGAGGCAATTCTGTGCAAAATTATAGAAAATATGTACGAGCTGTCTATTATTATGTCCAATTTACTTTTTGAGAAAGCATTGTTCAACTACTATACTAAAGGGGTTTTGTTGGTGGAGCAGTTTCCAGAGTCTTTTTCGATTACATTGCTTGGCAGTGCTGGTGGAGCAGCTAAGGCTGTATTAGCAATTTTGAATCAATCGGTAGTAAATAAAGAAGATCCGATTTATACGGCGATAAATAATATAGAGTTCCATTTAGTTGATATAAAACAAAAAGATAAAGACTATTATGATGAATTATTTCCGAATTTGAAAGATAAGCTCTTTCTATACGAAATAAATCTTCAAAATGTAGTCAAGTTTAAACAGCATTTAAAAGAAAAAAGAACAGGGATTGTTATTGATGTTTCTGGAGCGGATACAATCAATATACTCAGTTGCTGTAATGAATTAGGAATTTGTTATATCAATTCAGCTTTGGAAAATGAATCAGTGGATAAAGATGATAGCTTACTTGGGTTTCAGTTAACAGAAAGATATACAAGGTTTGAAAAAGAAAAGGAGAAGTTTACGAATACGAGATCAATAATAGGATCGGGCATGAATCCGGGTGTTGTTCAATGGATGGTTGTTGAGCTTATGAAAGAAAGACCAGATGAAGTGCCGAAAGCGTGTTATATTGTAGAACATGATAATTCTTTTTTAGAGGATCAAAAACTTATACAACCTCATACACTTTATGCCTCTTGGGCGGTAGAGCGCTTTCTAGATGAAGCAATATTAAGTTATCCGATGTATATGAGTCATCATCGTCCCCTTTATTTTTATGAAGATGTATATGCTACAGAGTATAAAGTGAAATTAGGAGAAAGAGAATTTTATGGTTGTTTAATGCCACATGAAGAAGTCCTTATTTTAGGGAAAATATTTAATATGGAAGTTGGTTTTCTGTATCGTATTAATGAATACACAACAAATTTAATTAGACAGAACTTAGATAGAGTGGAAGATTTATGGAATTGGAATCGGAAAGTATTTAATCCAGCAGAAGAGAAGATTGCTGGGGAGGATTTAGTTGGTGTATTGCTCGTTTATGAAAATAGTGAAACATATATGTGTAATATAATGAATAGTAGTCAAGTTTTTCAAAAATATAAAACAAATGCAACTTATTTTCAAGTAGGGTGTGGAATTTATGCGGGTTTATCTAGTTTGCTTTTAGATGAATTTCCACAAGGTGCCTACTATGTAGAAGAATTATTACTAAATACAAAAAGCAAGTATGGGGAGTATTTAAATTTATATATGAAAGATTTTGTGATTGGTTGTAATATATCTACAGATGGCTTGCTACATGATCGGGTAAGGTGGATATAAAATATTCGATGAAAAGGAAGGAGAGTTATTTACTTCCTTTTTTAGTATGATAAGAGGAAAGGGAAATCTCAATCGACGGTTATATATTGCCCTGAAAGCAATTTCATAATTATAATTTAAAGAGATGGAAAGTGGAATATGTTTTTGGTATTGACCAAGAGGGGTATTTATATGAGAAAATTAAAAAGCTTAATTTATGAAGAAAGAGAAGCTTTAAAGGTATTTTTATTATTATTCTATATAATATTTTTTTTATATGACGCTATATATTATTTTGCGTATCCTGCTATGAATATAAACGAGGCAAAGGTAGGTTGGCCAGAAGGTGGGCTTGGGATAGGGGTATACATATTTGTAGTGTCGTTATTTCCTATTTCATTATATCTTCAAAAACGAGGATACGTTTATTTTGTGAAGTATTTGTATTTAATCGGATATATGCTTATAGACATTATTAATAATGTAATGATTTATTTGGAAACGGATCGAGTGTTTGAACATGGAAGTATGGTGGAGATATTATTTATTCTTTTTGCACCAGTGTTTGTAAATAAGAAATATTTTTATGTAGTATCTTTTAGTGTAATTGGAAAATATGTTTTCTTCACTATATTGTTACAAGATTTAAAAGTTGTTATCCCACTTGTTTTATGTATTTTCTTTTTCATTATTTCACATTCGTTACTAAAAAGATTTCAGTCTTATGTTAGGACTGTTGTTGAGATGTTACATAATGTGAAACAAGCTGAAAATCTTGCTGTAATTGGGACAATGTCTGCAACAATTGCTCATGAAATTCGAAATCCGTTAACAGCTTTAAAGGGATTTACGCAAATTCAAAAAGAACGGAATCCAGAGGATGCAAAGAGTTACGAGATTATGTTACAAGAAATTGAAAGGATCAATGGTTTTGTTAGCGAGTTGATGCTGTTAGGGAAGCCGAAATCAACAAAATATGAAAGCTGTAATATGCAGGATATTTTAGTATATGTTGTGCAACTAATGGAGAGTTATGCTTCGCAATATAAAGTGAAAATCTATATGCAAGCAGATAGTGGTTTGTTAACTGTAAATGGTGATGATAAACAATTAAAACAAGTGTTGTTAAATATTTTGAAGAATGGAATTGAATCAATGCCAGATGGTGGGAATATCAATGTTCATGCATATAAAACAATTGGAGAGAATCTTTGCGTTTGTATCGAGGATCAAGGATCTGGTATAGAGAGTGAGAAAATAGGTAAGCTTGGGAAGGCGTTTTATACAACAAAGGAAAATGGTACAGGTCTTGGATTAATGATTACGAATAAAATTATTGAAGAACACCAGGGAAGTATCAACATTCAAAGTAGTATTGGCATAGGGACAAAAGTTGAAATACAGTTGCCGACCGCATGATACGTAAAAAGAAATTACTTTTCAGAAAAGTGTTCTTGTTGTGTAAATAGAAACATTTGATAAAATGTTTCAAGAAGGGTTTTTTTTATAAAACACTTCGTTTATAATGGAGGAAAATATCGACATGGAGCTTATTGCTCATGTAACGGTTTGTAGGTTTGACGTAAATAAAAAGGGGTGCACGCGCATCCTTTTTTCTATGCATATATTATAAAAGAGGTGGTATGATGGAATTAACATTAAATTCGACTGTATGTTTACACACAATTCAATTTCGAAAAGATCAAACGAATTATATTGTAAAAGATACAATTACAGGAGAAAAATATGAAATGCCGCCACTTTGTATTGATGCACTTGCAATGATGCGCGACGGTTTTTTATTAGGAGAAATTGAAGAGAAATTAAAGGAAGAATACCCACAAGAAGAAGTAAATATTTTAGAATTTACGAGGCAATTGTTAGAGTTAGAACTTGTTGGAATGGTAGACGGAGAAGAGATAGCTTGTACGAAAAAGAAAGATAAAGATTACTTTTCTTGGGTCCGTCCTCGAATAGAGCAGCTTTTTCTTAATTTAAATAAAAAATATAGAAGCAAAGGTCAATGATGATCTTTGCTTTTTTTATCGCTCGAAAGGAATAGGGGAAATCAGTAAGTGATCTCTGCTTGTATTAAAAAATAACAGCAAACGCTCTTGCAAAAGCACCATCACTATCTTTAATTTTTAAAGGAGCTGCTGAAAAAAAGAATCGATTCGTTTTAATGGCATCTAGATTCGTTAAATTTTCAATTAAATAAATATTGTTTCCTAATAAAATATGATGAATTGGTGAGGTTTCTGTAGTGACCTCGTCAGGAGATATGAAATCTAGTCCAACAGATTTTACTTTTAATTTAACGAGTTCTTTAGCAAGCTCCTCAGAAAGATAAAGTGCTTCTTTCTCGTAAGCATCTGTGTTCCATTTCTCAGATAGGTTAGAATGAAAAATGATGATATCACCTTCTCTTACTTCGGCACCATGTAGTACCTCTTTAGGTAATTTTCGTTCTTGGACATGAGTGACATCGATGAGAATAGCCTCTCCTACAAACTGATCAAGTGGTAACTGATCAATTGTTGTTGCACCAGAAATAAAATGGGCAGGGGCGTCACAGTGTGTACCTACATGAACGACAGAATGAAAATCAGTGACTTGAAATCCTGCTTCTTCGACACTTGTAATTGGTTCTAGATGGATTTTTGGTGTTCCTGGAAACTGAGACATATCCTTCTCAAATGTTTGTGATAAATCAATTACTTTCATTACTTATACCTCCAATCATTTTTTGTAAATATAAAAGCCCATCTTTCTCGATTCGAAAGATGGGCTTTATGCACAATTGGATAGAACTATGTTTTATCTCTCAAAATGCATTGCATTTTGCAGGATTTAGTACCTATTCAGTTTATATAAACTGAGGTTGCTGGGCTTCAAAGGGCCGGTCCCTCTGCCTCTCTCGATAAAGGAATGTTTAATTTTAAAATTAAGAATTTTGTTGTTATTTAAATTGTAATTCATTTCCTTTTTTTATGCAACGGTAAATAGGTATTCACCCAAACAAAACGTTCCGCATATTGTAGCTTATGTAAGTAGACTGCTGCAAAGGAGTGGGGTGCAGTGACAGGAAATGTATTAAATTATTATGCTGGCGGAAATACAGCTAGAGGTTTTTATAGTTTATATGAAGAAAATTTGAATGGATTAGAAAGATTATTTATTTTAAAAGGTGGTCCAGGAACTGGGAAGTCCTCTTTAATGAAAACGCTCGGACGTGAATGGGCTGAAAAAGGGTATGATATTGAGTTTTTACATTGTTCTTCTGATAATAAATCAATTGATGGTGTAATTATTCCGAAATTGAAAGTCGGAATTGTAGATGGAACAGCGCCGCATGTTATTGAACCGAAAATGCCTGGAGTTGTGGAAGAATATATAAATTTAGGAGTTGCTTGGAATTCAAATCAATTAAGGAAACATAAAGTGCAAATTGAACGTTTTATGTCGGAAGCAAGCAAAGCTTTCCACTCAGCATATGGGTGTTTTAAAGAGGCGCTTATTATACATGATGAGTGGGAAAAGATTTACATTCATAATATCGATTTTAACAAGGCAAATGAATTAACAAATCAGCTTATACAAAAACTATTCACAGATAAAAAGGGGAAAAAAGCAATAATTAAACATCGATTTTTAGGAGCTGCTACGCCGAAAGGAGCGGTTGATTTTGTCCCTAA
The DNA window shown above is from Bacillus clarus and carries:
- a CDS encoding S-adenosylmethionine decarboxylase related protein encodes the protein MEQFPESFSITLLGSAGGAAKAVLAILNQSVVNKEDPIYTAINNIEFHLVDIKQKDKDYYDELFPNLKDKLFLYEINLQNVVKFKQHLKEKRTGIVIDVSGADTINILSCCNELGICYINSALENESVDKDDSLLGFQLTERYTRFEKEKEKFTNTRSIIGSGMNPGVVQWMVVELMKERPDEVPKACYIVEHDNSFLEDQKLIQPHTLYASWAVERFLDEAILSYPMYMSHHRPLYFYEDVYATEYKVKLGEREFYGCLMPHEEVLILGKIFNMEVGFLYRINEYTTNLIRQNLDRVEDLWNWNRKVFNPAEEKIAGEDLVGVLLVYENSETYMCNIMNSSQVFQKYKTNATYFQVGCGIYAGLSSLLLDEFPQGAYYVEELLLNTKSKYGEYLNLYMKDFVIGCNISTDGLLHDRVRWI
- a CDS encoding ATP-binding protein, encoding MRKLKSLIYEEREALKVFLLLFYIIFFLYDAIYYFAYPAMNINEAKVGWPEGGLGIGVYIFVVSLFPISLYLQKRGYVYFVKYLYLIGYMLIDIINNVMIYLETDRVFEHGSMVEILFILFAPVFVNKKYFYVVSFSVIGKYVFFTILLQDLKVVIPLVLCIFFFIISHSLLKRFQSYVRTVVEMLHNVKQAENLAVIGTMSATIAHEIRNPLTALKGFTQIQKERNPEDAKSYEIMLQEIERINGFVSELMLLGKPKSTKYESCNMQDILVYVVQLMESYASQYKVKIYMQADSGLLTVNGDDKQLKQVLLNILKNGIESMPDGGNINVHAYKTIGENLCVCIEDQGSGIESEKIGKLGKAFYTTKENGTGLGLMITNKIIEEHQGSINIQSSIGIGTKVEIQLPTA
- a CDS encoding cyclase family protein translates to MKVIDLSQTFEKDMSQFPGTPKIHLEPITSVEEAGFQVTDFHSVVHVGTHCDAPAHFISGATTIDQLPLDQFVGEAILIDVTHVQERKLPKEVLHGAEVREGDIIIFHSNLSEKWNTDAYEKEALYLSEELAKELVKLKVKSVGLDFISPDEVTTETSPIHHILLGNNIYLIENLTNLDAIKTNRFFFSAAPLKIKDSDGAFARAFAVIF
- a CDS encoding PRK06851 family protein, whose amino-acid sequence is MTGNVLNYYAGGNTARGFYSLYEENLNGLERLFILKGGPGTGKSSLMKTLGREWAEKGYDIEFLHCSSDNKSIDGVIIPKLKVGIVDGTAPHVIEPKMPGVVEEYINLGVAWNSNQLRKHKVQIERFMSEASKAFHSAYGCFKEALIIHDEWEKIYIHNIDFNKANELTNQLIQKLFTDKKGKKAIIKHRFLGAATPKGAVDFVPNLTEGVPHRYFIKGRPGSGKSTMLKKLAKAAEEKGFEAEVYHCGFDPNSLDMIIVRELGFAIFDSTAPHEYFPSREGDEIIDMYDLIVTPGTDEKYAKEIRDVSIQYKTKMNEAMSFLAKAKSVRDKLERVYIAAMDFSKVDEYKEEIQKEFERIAAVVTEKQK